One genomic segment of Oncorhynchus mykiss isolate Arlee chromosome 10, USDA_OmykA_1.1, whole genome shotgun sequence includes these proteins:
- the LOC110533818 gene encoding protein CXorf21 homolog isoform X1, with protein sequence MLGEAFIRVFRYREEDCDPHSTKAQELPPHPSPNIILTPGSMSGNMEGLVQSDPRVTTRLSDALTIPNSHCDDYGDLELYRSWCCTTFCKDYPDLQLRGDHVGNRSSESPRLENEGFEGPLLQSQDLGELEALEPTGPVEPRVQVESQPLQDEGCLVMDNSIITLNREPLSNSMLNGYLESKLLEVYRQHMQDSLARGSSPLVQTPPQGLIPAPVMQLSLHLCQDHGLDSSTAQSIVIHYLSTYTVASSHFSSPNLRISNPEPRRKPT encoded by the exons ATGTTGGGAGAAGCCTTCATCAGAGTCTTCAGGTACAGGGAAGAGGATTGTGACCCCCATTCCACAAAGGCTCAGGAACTTCCACCACATCCTAGCCCCAATATAATTCTGACCCCAGGTTCAATGTCAG GAAACATGGAAGGTCTGGTGCAGTCTGATCCTAGAGTGACAACCAGGCTCAGTGATGCCCTCACCATCCCCAATAGCCACTGTGATGACTATGGTGACCTGGAGCTCTATCGCTCCTGGTGCTGCACCACCTTCTGCAAAGACTACCCCGACCTGCAGCTCAGAGGGGACCATGTGGGAAACAGGAGCTCAGAGAGCCCGCGGCTGGAGAATGAGGGGTTCGAAGGACCACTTCTTCAATCTCAGGACCTGGGAGAGCTGGAGGCCTTGGAACCCACAGGGCCTGTGGAGCCTAGGGTGCAGGTGGAGTCCCAGCCCCTGCAGGATGAGGGTTGCCTGGTCATGGACAACAGCATCATCACCCTGAACAGGGAGCCTCTATCCAATTCCATGCTGAACGGCTATCTGGAGAGTAAGCTGCTGGAGGTGTACAGACAGCACATGCAGGACAGCCTGGCCCGGGGCAGCtctcccctggtccagacacctCCCCAGGGCCTGATACCAGCCCCAGTAATGCAGCTCAGCCTGCATCTCTGTCAGGACCACGGCCTGGACTCCAGTACGGCCCAGAGCATCGTCATCCACTACCTTAGCACCTACACCGTGGCTAGCTCCCACTTCAGCTCCCCCAACCTGCGCATCTCCAACCCTGAGCCTAGAAGAAAGCCCACCTGA
- the LOC110533818 gene encoding SH3 domain-binding glutamic acid-rich-like protein isoform X3: MTSVAGRIKKQQQDIMGFLTVNKIDFKECDIVTSEENRKWMRENVPEDFRPMTGVPLPPQIFNEEHYCGNYEAFFDAREEHAVYAFLGLTAPPGSKEAEALAGLEQQ, from the exons ATTAAGAAGCAGCAGCAAGACATCATGGGTTTCCTAACTGTCAACAAGATTGACTTTAAGGAGTGTGACATCGTAACTAGTGAAGAAAACAGGAAATGGATGAGGGAGAACGTACCTGAGGACTTCCGACCAATGACGGGGGTCCCCCTGCCTCCACAGATATTTAATGAAGAACATTACTGTGGG AATTATGAGGCCTTCTTTGATGCCCGTGAGGAGCATGCAGTGTATGCATTCTTGGGCCTAACAGCCCCTCCAGGCTCCAAG GAAGCAGAGGCCTTGGCTGGACTGGAGCAACAGTAG